In one Solanum dulcamara chromosome 1, daSolDulc1.2, whole genome shotgun sequence genomic region, the following are encoded:
- the LOC129898912 gene encoding phosphoglycolate phosphatase 1A, chloroplastic-like, translating into MQSIRVTATISSCSSTLFFTNSKILSNKFSYISNPLNNSSKPIKWNCKNSRMEASKSSFVSRASAQPLTNPGELIDSVETFIFDCDGVIWKGDKLIDGVPETLDLLREKGKRLVFVTNNSTKSRKQYGKKFETLGLSVNEEEIFASSFAAAAYLKSIDFPKDKKVYVVGEDGILKELELAGIQYLGGPEDGDKKIELKPGYMMEQDKNVGAVVVGFDRYFNYHKIQYATLCIRENPGCLFIATNRDAVTHLTDAQEWAGGGSMVGAILGSTKREPLVVGKPSTFMMDYLADKFKIQKSQICMVGDRLDTDIVFGQNGGCKTLLVLSGVTSLSMLQDPNNSTQPDFYANKISDFLSIKAAAV; encoded by the exons atgcaAAGTATCAGAGTAACAGCAACcatttcttcttgttcttcaacTCTTTTCTTTACTAAttccaaaatattatcaaataaattCTCTTATATTTCTAATCCATTGAACAATTCCTCAAAACCCATTAAATGGAATTGTAAGAATTCAAGAATGGAGGCATCAAAATCAAGTTTTGTTAGCAGAGCTTCAGCACAGCCACTAACAAATCCTGGAGAACTCATTGATTCTGTTGAAACCTTCATCTTTGATTGTGAtg GAGTCATATGGAAAGGAGATAAACTGATAGACGGGGTCCCTGAAACTTTGGATTTGCTCAGGGAAAAG GGAAAAAGATTAGTTTTTGTTACCAACAACTCAACAAAGTCTAGAAAACAGTACGGGAAAAAATTTGAAACACTTGGTCTTAGTGTCAACGAG GAGGAAATCTTTGCTTCATCCTTTGCTGCAGCTGCTTATTTGAAGTCTATTGACTTCCCAAAAGATAAAAAG GTGTATGTTGTTGGTGAGGATGGCATCTTGAAGGAGCTTGAGTTAGCTGGTATTCAATATCTTGGAGGACCG GAAGACGGTGACAAGAAAATAGAGCTAAAGCCTGGATATATGATGGAGCAGGATAAGAAT GTCGGAGCTGTTGTTGTTGGATTTGACCGCTATTTCAATTACCACAAGATTCA GTATGCTACCCTGTGCATACGTGAAAATCCAGGATGTCTCTTTATTGCTACGAACCGTGATGCTGTTACCCATCTTACAGATGCTCAGGAATGGGCAG GTGGTGGTTCAATGGTTGGTGCGATCTTAGGCTCTACAAAGCGTGAGCCACTTGTTGTTGGGAAGCCCTCGACCTTCATGATGGACTACTTGGCTGATAA GTTTAAGATACAGAAGTCTCAGATATGCATGGTCGGTGACAGATTGGATACAGATATAGTGTTTGGACAAAATGGTGGCTGCAAAACTCTTCTTGTTCTCTCAG GTGTGACATCTTTATCGATGCTTCAAGATCCCAACAACTCTACACAACCGGATTTCTACGCCAACAAGATTTCTGATTTCCTCTCCATTAAAGCTGCTGCAGTTTGA